The Sulfitobacter sp. SK011 genome contains the following window.
ATAGCGTTTGTAGTCGATCATCCGAGCCTCTTGCAGATGCGGTGTATCTTGCAATCGGATGTTCAAACCGCCTTCTGGCATCTCAAAGTCGGGCAACACCAGCTTCATCCGGTGTGGGTCACCATTCACTACCGAGGTTGCCTCAACCGTGTCTTTCATCGTCTTCAGGCCCACCCACAGACCCGAAAACCGCGACAACGCCCAGCCATAAATGCCGTAGTCCAGAATTTCCTGCACGCCTGCCGGGCTGACCACCGGCATATAGGCATCTACCATCGCCCATTCAGACTGGTGCAAAACGGTGGACGATTCGCCGGTGTGGTCATCCCCCATCGCCATCAGCACGCCGCCATGCTTGGACGTGCCCGCCATATTGGCGTGGCGCATCACGTCGCCCGACCGGTCCACCCCCGGCCCCTTGCCGTACCACAGGCCAAAGACACCGTCATATTTGCCCTCGCCGCGCAATTCGGCCTGTTGCGCCCCCCAAAGGGCCGTTGCGGCCAGATCTTCGTTCAAACCGGGCTGAAATTTGACGTTGTAGGCCGAGAGCACCTTTTCTGCCTTGCTCATCTGCAAATCAACCGCCCCCAAGGGTGATCCACGATAGCCCGTGACGTAACCGGCCGTGTTCAACCCCGCCGCCCGATCGCGCGCGCCCTGCATCATCATCATGCGCACCAGCGCCTGCGTGCCGTTCAGCAACACAGGTGATTTTTCCAAATCAAAACGGTCGTTCAATGAAATATTTTGCACAGTCATGGCGCGCCTCCCCGGTGTCGCAATATAATGGCATGGATATCGACGATATAGGTCACAATTACTGACCTGTATAGGTAAATATTTTGGCTTCTTGTCGCTGACTGTCAGCATACCCCCCTGTAATTCCCGGTCAGGTGCGATAGGAGTTAGGCATTTAATGAAAGTTGAAGCGAATGGATTGGGATAAACTGAGGATTTTTCATGCGGTTGCAGATGTTGGCAGCCTGACCCACGCTGGCGACAAACTGAACCTGTCACAATCGGCGGTGTCACGCCAGATCCGCGGGCTTGAAGAGCAGTTGAACACAAACCTGTTTCACCGCCACGCGCGCGGTTTGATCCTGACCGAACAGGGCGAATTGCTGTTTGACGCGACCACCGCCATGACCAGACGCCTGGATACCGCCGCCGCGCGCATTCGCGACAGCGAGGAAGAAGTGTTTGGCGAATTGCGGGTGACCACGACAACCGGATTTGGCACCCTTTGGCTGGCCCCGCGCCTGCCAAAACTCTATGAAAAGTATCCCGATCTCAAAGTTGATCTCATGCTTGAGGAACGGGTGTTGGACCTGCCAATGCGAGAGGCCGATGTGGCCATCCGCATGAAAGAGCCGTCTCAGGCCGATCTGATCCGCAAGAAACTGATGATGATCAAGATGTGCCTATACGCCACCCCGGCTTATCTTGCCGAAGCAGGCACCCCCCAACGTATCGAAGATATGTCGGATCACCGTCTGATCTGTCAAAACACCAACAGCGATCAGGTCGGGGCCGGTGTGACCCTTGTGCAGGAACTGATGATGCATGATGTGCGCTCCCTGCTCACGGTGAACAACTACTTTGGGGTGCTGCAAGGGGTTCTG
Protein-coding sequences here:
- a CDS encoding LysR family transcriptional regulator, with product MDWDKLRIFHAVADVGSLTHAGDKLNLSQSAVSRQIRGLEEQLNTNLFHRHARGLILTEQGELLFDATTAMTRRLDTAAARIRDSEEEVFGELRVTTTTGFGTLWLAPRLPKLYEKYPDLKVDLMLEERVLDLPMREADVAIRMKEPSQADLIRKKLMMIKMCLYATPAYLAEAGTPQRIEDMSDHRLICQNTNSDQVGAGVTLVQELMMHDVRSLLTVNNYFGVLQGVLNNLGIGVLPDYLTQDFPDLVQVLPDTESADVPVFLAYPEELRQSKRVSAFKDFVQDEIITYRKLLRDKENR